The DNA sequence CGCTGATGGCCAACGAGGTGAGAGTGTACGTGGTCCTGGGCGCGCCGTCGAACAGAAAGTGCCCGTGGGGGGCTTGGTCGGCGAAAGATCGGCCGAAGATCATCGGCCGCAAGACACAAGATCCGCTGGCCGTGGCCACGATCCGCACGGTTGTTCAACTGATGTTCAGTCCGTGAAACCCCTGTGCCGGGCGAGTTTCCTGTCTGAAACGATGGGACCCATGAGCCCTGCAACCCCTCCCACCGAGCGCCGGGTCTCCGCCCGAGTCGGCGCGATCTCCGAGTCCGCCACCCTCGCCGTGGACGCCAAGGCCAAGGCCCTCAAGGCCGCCGGGCGTCCGGTGATCGGTTTCGGCGCCGGTGAGCCCGACTTCCCGACCCCGGACTACATCGTCGAGGCCGCCATCGAGGCGTGCAAGAACCCGAAGTACCACCGCTACACCCCGGCCGGCGGTCTGCCCGAGCTGAAGACCGCGATCGCCGCCAAGACGCTGCGCGACTCCGGCTACGAGCCCGACGTGTCGCAGATCCTGATCACCAACGGCGGCAAGCAGGCCATCTACGAGGCCTTCGCCGCGATCCTCGACCCGGGCGACGAGGTCATCGTCCCGGCCCCGTACTGGACGACGTACCCGGAGTCGATCCGTCTCGCGGGCGGTGTCCCGGTCGAGGTCGTCGCCGACGAGACGACCGGCTACCGCGTCTCCGTGGAGCAGCTGAAGGCGGCTCGTACGGAGAAGACGAAGGTCGTCCTCTTCGTGTCGCCGTCCAACCCGACGGGCGCGGTCTACAGCGAGGCCGAGACCGAGGCCATCGGCCGCTGGGCCGTCGAGCACGGCCTGTGGGTGCTGACGGACGAGATCTACGAGCACCTGGTCTACGGCGACGCCGTGTCCGTGTCGCTGCCCGCGGTCCTGCCGGAGCTGCGCGACAAGTGCATCGTGGTCAACGGTGTCGCCAAGACGTACGCCATGACGGGCTGGCGGGTGGGTTGGATCATCGGCCCGAAGGACGTGGTGAAGGCTGCGACCAACCTCCAGTCGCACGCCACGTCGAACGTCTCGAACGTCGCCCAGGTCGCTGCTCTGGCCGCGGTGTCCGGTGACCTGGACGCGGTCGCGAAGATGCGTGAGGCCTTCGACCGCCGCCGCAAGACGATCGTGCGCATGCTCAACGAGATCGACGGCGTGCTCTGCCCGGAGCCCGAGGGCGCCTTCTACGCCTACCCGTCGGTCAAGGCCCTGCTCGGCAAGGAGATCCGTGGCAAGCGCCCGCAGGACACGGTCGAGCTGGCCGCGCTGATCCTGGAGGAGGCCGAGGTCGCGGTGGTGCCGGGCGAGGCCTTCGGCACGCCGGGCTATCTGCGGCTGTCGTACGCGCTCGGCGACGAGGACCTCGTCGAGGGCGTGAGCCGCATCCAGAAGCTGCTGGCGGAGGCCAGGGACTGACGTCCGCCTTCCGTTTCTCAGGGGTCACCTCCGGTTTTCCGGAGGTGACCCCTTTTTCCTTGGGTGACTCATATGTTTGTGCGAGCAAGACCACTAACGGGGAAACCGCTACCGGGAGGGCGGACACGTACGGCAGGATCCTGGAATGGAGCGTGTACGTGATGTCTCTGAACTGCCGAAAGCCCATCTGCACCTGCACTTCACCGGCTCGATGCGGCCGGCGACCCTGCTGGAACTGGCCGACAAGTACGGCGTGCGTCTGCCCGAGGCGCTGACCGACGCGCTGACGCGTGGCGAGTCACCGAAACTGCGGGCGACGGACGAGCGGGGCTGGTTCCGCTTCCAGCGCCTGTACGACGCCGCGCGCTCGTGCCTGCGGCAGCCGGAGGACATCCAGCGGCTGGTCAGAGAGGCTGCGGAGGAGGACGTCAGGGACGGTTCCGGCTGGCTGGAGATCCAGGTCGACCCGACGTCGTACGCACCCCGGCTGGGCGGTCTGATCTCAGCGCTGGAGATCATCCTGGACGCGGTCGAGACGGCGACGCGCGACACGGGGATCGGGATGCGTGTCCTGGTCGCCGCGAACCGGATGAAGCACCCCCTGGATGCCCGCACGCTGGCGCGGCTCGCTGTGCGGTACGCCGACCGGGGCGTCGTCGGCTTCGGGTTGTCGAACGACGAGCGCCGGGGCATGGCGCGGGACTTCGACCGTGCCTTCCACATCGCCCGTGAGGGCGGCCTGCTGTCGGCCCCGCACGGCGGCGAGCTGACCGGCCCGTCCTCGGTCCGTGACTGCCTGGACGACCTGGACGCGAACCGGATCGGCCACGGGGTGCGCGCCGCCGAGGACCCACGGCTGCTGAAGCGCCTCGCCGACAGGGGCGTGACATGCGAGGTCTGCCCCGCGTCGAACGTCGCCCTCGGCGTCTACGAGAAGCCGGAGGACGTCCCGCTGCGGACCCTGTACGAGGCCGGCGTCCCGATGGCCCTGGGCGCCGACGACCCCCTCCTCTTCGGCTCGCGTCTCGCCGCCCAGTACGACATCGCCCGCCACCACCACGCCTTCACCGACGAGGAACTGGCGGAACTGGCGCGGCAGTCGGTGCGGGGGTCGGCGGCGCCGGACGAGGTGAAGGCGAAGCTGTTGGCCGGCGTGGACGACTGGCTCGCCTAGGCCGCTCGCCCCGTGACCGGCGTCAGTCGGCGATACCTGCCAGCAGCGTGCGGGCCAGCCGGGCGGCGAACTCGTCCACCGGCGGCCGTACGGTCTCCTTCGTCGCGT is a window from the Streptomyces sp. NBC_00299 genome containing:
- a CDS encoding pyridoxal phosphate-dependent aminotransferase, whose product is MSPATPPTERRVSARVGAISESATLAVDAKAKALKAAGRPVIGFGAGEPDFPTPDYIVEAAIEACKNPKYHRYTPAGGLPELKTAIAAKTLRDSGYEPDVSQILITNGGKQAIYEAFAAILDPGDEVIVPAPYWTTYPESIRLAGGVPVEVVADETTGYRVSVEQLKAARTEKTKVVLFVSPSNPTGAVYSEAETEAIGRWAVEHGLWVLTDEIYEHLVYGDAVSVSLPAVLPELRDKCIVVNGVAKTYAMTGWRVGWIIGPKDVVKAATNLQSHATSNVSNVAQVAALAAVSGDLDAVAKMREAFDRRRKTIVRMLNEIDGVLCPEPEGAFYAYPSVKALLGKEIRGKRPQDTVELAALILEEAEVAVVPGEAFGTPGYLRLSYALGDEDLVEGVSRIQKLLAEARD
- a CDS encoding adenosine deaminase, whose amino-acid sequence is MERVRDVSELPKAHLHLHFTGSMRPATLLELADKYGVRLPEALTDALTRGESPKLRATDERGWFRFQRLYDAARSCLRQPEDIQRLVREAAEEDVRDGSGWLEIQVDPTSYAPRLGGLISALEIILDAVETATRDTGIGMRVLVAANRMKHPLDARTLARLAVRYADRGVVGFGLSNDERRGMARDFDRAFHIAREGGLLSAPHGGELTGPSSVRDCLDDLDANRIGHGVRAAEDPRLLKRLADRGVTCEVCPASNVALGVYEKPEDVPLRTLYEAGVPMALGADDPLLFGSRLAAQYDIARHHHAFTDEELAELARQSVRGSAAPDEVKAKLLAGVDDWLA